One window of Streptomyces sp. FIT100 genomic DNA carries:
- a CDS encoding NUDIX hydrolase, whose protein sequence is MTQQNAEERPDIAAAIVVQQGRVLMVRRRVNEGQLSWQFPAGEVEPDEAREDAAVRETREETGLDVAAVKLLGERVHPKTGRLMSYTACEVVGGTAHVADTEELAELAWVAHGEISQYVPYGLFEPVQDYLDAALVS, encoded by the coding sequence GTGACGCAGCAGAACGCGGAGGAACGACCGGACATCGCCGCGGCCATCGTCGTCCAACAGGGGCGTGTGCTCATGGTCCGCCGCCGGGTCAACGAAGGGCAGCTGTCCTGGCAATTCCCGGCCGGTGAAGTCGAGCCCGACGAGGCACGCGAAGACGCCGCCGTGCGCGAAACCCGGGAGGAGACCGGCCTGGACGTGGCCGCCGTGAAGCTGCTCGGCGAGCGTGTCCACCCGAAGACAGGGCGACTGATGTCGTACACGGCTTGCGAGGTGGTGGGCGGTACCGCCCATGTCGCTGACACCGAGGAATTGGCCGAACTGGCTTGGGTCGCTCATGGCGAGATCTCGCAGTACGTGCCGTACGGACTGTTCGAGCCGGTACAGGACTACCTCGACGCCGCCTTGGTTTCCTGA